The genomic region ATTGCAACCACGGTAGGAAACCTGACGGTGGCTGCGCATCGAGGCTGATCACCCCGCGCAACTCGGGCAGACGTTCGCTGCGCAATTGGCCGATGGGTTGCTCGGCCAGTTCCGGCACCAGTCCCTGCAACATGCCGTGGTAGTTGGAGGACTTGAACGCCCCGGCGCAAACCAGCCATTGGCAGCCGGATTGCTTGAGCACGTATTCGAGTTCGGAGCTGCGGTAGGCCGGGTTGATGTTGACCAGGATCACGCCGATTTTTGCGGTGGCGACTTGCGTGATGCACCACTGCGCGCAGTTTGGCGCCCAGATGCCGAGCCGATCCCCCGCTTGCAAACCCAGAGCGAGCAGCGCTCTGGCATGCAGGTCCACCGCATCGGCCAGTTGTCGCCAGGAATAACGCAGTTGCTGATGGCGGACGACGAGCGCTTCGCCGTCGGGATACTGCGCGACGGTCTGGTCGAACTTCTGCCCGATGGTCATCGCCAGCAAGGCTTTGTCCTGAGAGCCACGGGTGTAGCTGCGCTGCGGGTTTGCACTGGATTGATCCATGACGACCCCTATTGTCTTTATTAGTGGGTTTTGCCGGATTTGACCCTGTGGGAGCGAGCCTGCTCGCGAAGAGGCCAGCGAATTCAACATCAACGTTGCCTGATCTGACGCTTTCGCGAGCAGGCTCGCTCCCACGAGGTCTGCTCCGTTTCAATCTTGAACTGTCCCTACTCTCGCTCAAGTTGACGTTAACGTAAAGGGTGATTGACAGCCATCCATCGCAGGCTTACGTTAACGTAAAGGTGAGAGCCGAGTGACCGCCCTCCCCACCCTACAAAAAAGCCAAAAGGTGACCCATGAGCTATCCATCCCTGAACTTCGCCCTCGGTGAAACCATCGACATGTTGCGCGATCAGGTGCAGTCCTTTGTCGCCAAGGAGATCGCCCCGCGCGCGGCGCAGATCGACAGCGACAACCTGTTCCCCGCCGACATGTGGCGCAAGTTCGGTGACATGGGCCTGCTCGGCATCACCGTCCCGGAAGAGTACGGCGGCGCGGGTCTGGGTTACCTCGCGCACGTGGTGGCGATGGAAGAAATCAGCCGCGGCTCGGCCTCGGTGGCGTTGTCCTACGGCGCGCACTCCAACCTCTGCGTCAACCAGATCAACCGCAACGGCAACCACGAACAGAAAACCAAGTATCTGCCCAAGTTGATCAGCGGCGAACACGTCGGCGCACTGGCGATGAGCGAGCCCAACGCCGGTTCCGACGTGGTCTCGATGAAGCTGCGCGCCGACAAGCGCGGTGACCGTTTCGTCCTAAACGGCAGCAAAACCTGGATCACCAACGGCCCTGACGCCAACACTTACGTGATCTACGCCAAGACCGACCTGGAAAAAGGCGCGCACGGCATCACCGCATTCATCGTCGAGCGCGACTGGAAAGGCTTCAGCCGCAGCAACAAGTTCGACAAGCTCGGCATGCGCGGCTCCAACACCTGCGAGCTGTTTTTCGATGACGTCGAAGTGCCGGAAGAAAACATCCTCGGCGTGCTCAACGGTGGCGTCAAAGTGTTGATGAGCGGCCTCGATTACGAGCGCGTCGTACTGTCCGGCGGCCCGACCGGGATCATGCAGTCGTGCATGGACCTGATCGTGCCGTACATCCACGACCGCAAACAGTTCGGCCAAAGCATCGGCGAGTTCCAGCTGATCCAGGGCAAAGTCGCCGACATGTACACCCAACTCAATGCCAGCCGCGCCTACCTCTATGCGGTAGCACAGGCTTGCGAGCGCGGCGAAACCACCCGTAAAGACGCCGCCGGGGTGATCCTCTACACCGCCGAGCGCGCCACACAAATGGCACTCGACGCGATCCAGATTCTCGGCGGCAACGGTTACATCAACGAATTCCCGGCTGGGCGCTTGCTGCGTGACGCCAAGCTGTACGAAATCGGCGCCGGCACCAGTGAGATCCGTCGCATGCTGATCGGTCGCGAACTGTTCAACGAAACCCGCTAAACGGAGCTGGCCATGGCTACCTTGCACACTCAGCTCAATCCTCGCTCGGCGGAGTTCGCCGCCAACAGCGCGGCGATGCTCAAACAGGTCGACGCCCTGCATACCCTGCTCGCCCAAGTGGCGCAGGGCGGCGGCGCGAAAGCCCAGGAACGCCATACCTCGCGCGGCAAACTGCTGCCGCGTGAGCGCATCAACCGTTTGCTCGATCCGGGCTCGCCGTTTCTGGAAATCAGCCAACTGGCCGCCCACGCGGTTTACGGCGAAGACGTGCCGGCGGCGGGTGTGATCGCCGGGATCGGCCGTGTCGAAGGTGTCGAGTGCATGATCGTCGCCAACGACGCAACGGTTAAGGGCGGTTCGTACTACCCGCTGACCGTGAAAAAACACCTGCGCGCGCAGACCATCGCGCAGCAGAATCGCCTGCCGTGCATCTATCTGGTGGACTCCGGTGGCGCCAACCTGCCGCGCCAGGATGAAGTGTTCCCGGACCGCGAGCACTTCGGGCGGATCTTCTTCAACCAGGCCAACATGAGCGCGATGGGCATTCCGCAGATCGCCGTGGTCATGGGCTCTTGCACTGCGGGTGGTGCTTACGTGCCGGCGATGGCGGATGAAGCGATCATGGTGCGCAATCAGGCGACGATTTTCCTTGCCGGCCCGCCGTTGGTGAAAGCTGCGACCGGTGAAGTGGTCAGTGCCGAGGATCTGGGCGGCGCCGATGTGCACTGCAAGATTTCCGGGGTCGCCGACCATTACGCCGAGAGCGACGAACACGCCCTCGCCCTCGCCCGCCGCAGCATCGCCAACCTTAACTGGCGCAAGCTCGGCGAAGTGCAGCAACGCACGCCGATTGCGCCGTTGTACGCCAGCGATGAGTTGTACGGCGTGGTCTCGGCCGACGCCAAGCAACCGTTCGACGTGCGCGAAGTGATTGCGCGACTGGTCGACGGTTCGGTGTTCGATGAATTCAAGGCTTTGTTCGGCACCACGCTGGTGTGTGGCTTTGCGCACCTGCACGGCTACCCGATCGCGATCCTGGCGAACAACGGCATCCTCTTCGCCGAAGCCGCGCAGAAAGGCGCGCACTTCATCGAACTGGCTTGTCAGCGCGGTATTCCGTTGCTGTTTTTGCAGAACATCACCGGTTTCATGGTCGGCCAGAAATACGAGGCCGGCGGCATCGCCAAGCACGGCGCGAAACTGGTAACGGCCGTGGCTTGCGCGAAAGTGCCGAAATTCACCGTGATCATCGGTGGCAGCTTCGGCGCCGGTAACTACGGCATGTGCGGCCGCGCATACGATCCGCGCTTCCTGTGGATGTGGCCGAACGCGCGCATTGGCGTGATGGGCGCCGAGCAGGCGGCGGGCGTGTTGGTGCAGGTCAAACGCGAGCAGGCGGAACGCAGCGGTCAGGCATTCAGTGCCGAGCAGGAAGCCGAGATCAAGCAACCGATCCTCGACCAATACGAAGAGCAGGGTCACCCCTACTATTCCAGCGCACGGCTGTGGGACGACGGCGTCATCGACCCGGCGCAGACCCGCGATGTGCTGGCCCTGGCCTTGTCCGCGTCGCTGAACGCGCCAATCGAACCGAGCCGCTTCGGCGTGTTCCGGATGTGATTTTTTGTGGGAGCGAGCCTACTCGCGAATACGGTTTGTCAGGTAGTGGAAATGTCGACTGATACAACGCTTTCGCGAGCAGGCTCGCTCCCACAGGAACCGTGGAGACGGATGAATATGAGTGACTTCAACACCCTCGAACTGCAAAGCGACCCACGCGGTTTCGCGACGCTGTGGCTCAACCGCGCGGAAAAGAACAACGCGTTCAACGCCGAGATGATCCGCGAGCTGATCCTCGCACTCGACAAGGTCGCCAGTGATGCCAGCCTGCGTTTCTTGCTGGTGCGTGGCCGTGGCAAGCATTTCAGCGCCGGCGCCGATCTGGCGTGGATGCAGCAATCGGCCGAGCTCGATTACCACACCAACCTCGACGACGCCCGCGAACTCGCGGAGCTGATGTACAACCTCGCCAAGCTGAAAATTCCCACAGTGGCCGTGGTGCAAGGTGCGGCGTTCGGTGGCGCGCTGGGGTTGATCAGTTGCTGTGACATGGCGATTGGCGCCGATGACGCGCAATTCTGCCTGTCGGAAGTGCGCATCGGCCTGGCGCCGGCGGTGATCAGTCCGTTCGTGGTGCAAGCCATTGGTGAGCGCGCGGCGCGTCGTTATGCGCTGAGCGCCGAACGTTTTGGCGGCCAACGCGCACGGGAAATCGGTTTGTTGTCCGAAAGCTATCCAGCCGCTGAACTTGATCAGCAAGTTGAACAGTGGATCAACAACCTGTTACTCAACAGCCCCGCCGCGATGCGCGCCAGCAAAGACTTGTTGCGCGAGGTCGGCAACGGTTCGCTGACCCCGGCGCTGCGCCGCTACACTGAAAATGCCATCGCCCGCATCCGCGTCAGCCCTGAAGGTCAGGAAGGCTTGCGCGCCTTTCTGCAAAAACGTCCGCCGAGCTGGCAAGCCGCAACCACCACCAAGGAGCCGCGTTGATGAGCGCACCTGTTCTCACCACCTTGCTGGTGGCCAACCGTGGCGAAATTGCTTGCCGTGTGATGCGTACCGCCAAAGCGTTGGGTCTGACCACCGTCGCCGTGCACAGCGCCACCGACCGCGAGGCGCGACACAGTCGTGAAGCGGATATTCGTGTCGATCTGGGTGGCAGCAAAGCGGCCGACAGTTATCTGCAAATCGACAAACTGATCGCGGCGGCCAAAGCCAGCGGCGCGCAGGCGATTCATCCGGGTTATGGCTTTCTGTCCGAGAACGCCGGGTTTGCACGCGCGATTGAAGCGGCCGGCCTGATTTTCCTCGGCCCACCCGCTTCGGCCATTGACGCGATGGGCAGCAAGTCCGCTGCCAAAGCGTTGATGGAAACCGCCGGTGTGCCGCTGGTGCCGGGTTATCACGGCGAAGCACAGGATCTGGACACCTTCCGCGATGCCTGCGAACGCATCGGTTATCCGGTGCTGCTCAAAGCCACGGCTGGCGGTGGCGGCAAAGGCATGAAAGTGGTCGAGGACGTCAGCCAACTGGCCGAAGCTCTGGCCTCGGCCCAGCGCGAAGCACAATCATCGTTCGGTGATTCGCGGATGCTGGTGGAGAAATACCTGCTCAAGCCACGTCACGTGGAAATCCAGGTGTTCGCCGATCAGCATGGCAATTGCCTGTACCTCAACGAACGGGATTGCTCGATCCAGCGTCGCCACCAAAAAGTCGTTGAAGAAGCGCCGGCCCCGGGCTTGTCCCCGGAACTGCGTCGCGCCATGGGCGAAGCAGCAGTGCGTTCGGCGCAGGCGATCGGTTATGTCGGCGCCGGTACGGTGGAGTTTCTGCTCGATGCGCGTGGCGAATTCTTCTTTATGGAGATGAACACGCGGTTGCAAGTCGAACACCCGGTGACCGAGGCCATCACCGGTCTCGATCTGGTTGCCTGGCAGATCCGCGTGGCGCGTGGTGAGGCATTGCCGATCACTCAGGAGCAAGTGCCGTTGAACGGCCATGCGATTGAAGTGCGCTTGTACGCCGAGGATCCTGCGAATGACTTTCTTCCGGCGACCGGGAGTCTGGCGTTGTATCGCGAATCGGCTGAAGGGCCTGGGCGCAGGGTCGATAGCGGGGTCGAAGAAGGCGATGAAATTTCGCCGTTCTACGACCCGATGCTCGGCAAGCTGATTGCCTGGGGTGAGGATCGTGAACAGGCGCGACTGCGTTTGCTGAGCATGCTCGACGAGTTTGCGATTGGCGGTTTGAAAACCAACATCAACTTTTTGCGGCGGATCATTGCGCACCCGGCGTTCGCAGCGGCGGAGCTGGATACCGGGTTTATTCCGCGTTATCAGGAGCAATTGCTACCCGCCCCGGGCACGTTGAGCGATGCCTTCTGGAGCGCGGCGGCGCAAGCGGTGGCGCAGAGTCTGCCGAAATTGGCGCGTCAGGATGATCCTGCTTCGCCATGGTCTATCAACACCGGACTGCGT from Pseudomonas tensinigenes harbors:
- a CDS encoding carboxyl transferase domain-containing protein, whose amino-acid sequence is MATLHTQLNPRSAEFAANSAAMLKQVDALHTLLAQVAQGGGAKAQERHTSRGKLLPRERINRLLDPGSPFLEISQLAAHAVYGEDVPAAGVIAGIGRVEGVECMIVANDATVKGGSYYPLTVKKHLRAQTIAQQNRLPCIYLVDSGGANLPRQDEVFPDREHFGRIFFNQANMSAMGIPQIAVVMGSCTAGGAYVPAMADEAIMVRNQATIFLAGPPLVKAATGEVVSAEDLGGADVHCKISGVADHYAESDEHALALARRSIANLNWRKLGEVQQRTPIAPLYASDELYGVVSADAKQPFDVREVIARLVDGSVFDEFKALFGTTLVCGFAHLHGYPIAILANNGILFAEAAQKGAHFIELACQRGIPLLFLQNITGFMVGQKYEAGGIAKHGAKLVTAVACAKVPKFTVIIGGSFGAGNYGMCGRAYDPRFLWMWPNARIGVMGAEQAAGVLVQVKREQAERSGQAFSAEQEAEIKQPILDQYEEQGHPYYSSARLWDDGVIDPAQTRDVLALALSASLNAPIEPSRFGVFRM
- a CDS encoding gamma-carboxygeranoyl-CoA hydratase, encoding MSDFNTLELQSDPRGFATLWLNRAEKNNAFNAEMIRELILALDKVASDASLRFLLVRGRGKHFSAGADLAWMQQSAELDYHTNLDDARELAELMYNLAKLKIPTVAVVQGAAFGGALGLISCCDMAIGADDAQFCLSEVRIGLAPAVISPFVVQAIGERAARRYALSAERFGGQRAREIGLLSESYPAAELDQQVEQWINNLLLNSPAAMRASKDLLREVGNGSLTPALRRYTENAIARIRVSPEGQEGLRAFLQKRPPSWQAATTTKEPR
- a CDS encoding acetyl/propionyl/methylcrotonyl-CoA carboxylase subunit alpha, which codes for MSAPVLTTLLVANRGEIACRVMRTAKALGLTTVAVHSATDREARHSREADIRVDLGGSKAADSYLQIDKLIAAAKASGAQAIHPGYGFLSENAGFARAIEAAGLIFLGPPASAIDAMGSKSAAKALMETAGVPLVPGYHGEAQDLDTFRDACERIGYPVLLKATAGGGGKGMKVVEDVSQLAEALASAQREAQSSFGDSRMLVEKYLLKPRHVEIQVFADQHGNCLYLNERDCSIQRRHQKVVEEAPAPGLSPELRRAMGEAAVRSAQAIGYVGAGTVEFLLDARGEFFFMEMNTRLQVEHPVTEAITGLDLVAWQIRVARGEALPITQEQVPLNGHAIEVRLYAEDPANDFLPATGSLALYRESAEGPGRRVDSGVEEGDEISPFYDPMLGKLIAWGEDREQARLRLLSMLDEFAIGGLKTNINFLRRIIAHPAFAAAELDTGFIPRYQEQLLPAPGTLSDAFWSAAAQAVAQSLPKLARQDDPASPWSINTGLRAGLPREITLHLSCEGQDRALTLSTDDHARLSGEALIVEHDGVRRTLRAIRQGDSLYLQWDGELRRIETYDPISAVEASHSHQGGLTAPMNGSIVRVLVEAGQSVEAGAQLVVLEAMKMEHSIRAPHAGVIKALYCQEGEMVGEGSALVELEEM
- a CDS encoding isovaleryl-CoA dehydrogenase, translated to MSYPSLNFALGETIDMLRDQVQSFVAKEIAPRAAQIDSDNLFPADMWRKFGDMGLLGITVPEEYGGAGLGYLAHVVAMEEISRGSASVALSYGAHSNLCVNQINRNGNHEQKTKYLPKLISGEHVGALAMSEPNAGSDVVSMKLRADKRGDRFVLNGSKTWITNGPDANTYVIYAKTDLEKGAHGITAFIVERDWKGFSRSNKFDKLGMRGSNTCELFFDDVEVPEENILGVLNGGVKVLMSGLDYERVVLSGGPTGIMQSCMDLIVPYIHDRKQFGQSIGEFQLIQGKVADMYTQLNASRAYLYAVAQACERGETTRKDAAGVILYTAERATQMALDAIQILGGNGYINEFPAGRLLRDAKLYEIGAGTSEIRRMLIGRELFNETR